Proteins encoded by one window of Streptomyces sp. ALI-76-A:
- a CDS encoding META domain-containing protein: protein MYRQKQRQQRLIMTAAVALLPLAAACGGEQAGSGGQAGSGEVSAERPVTDVRWNIDRVTADGTTRRAQGEAHLTFDKKTGKVGGRLGCNHVNATATVRDGHITLGRPSTTRMMCDASLMKTEKALLGLFNSTLNYRVDQETLTLTSQNATIVRAVAAE from the coding sequence ATGTACAGGCAGAAGCAGCGACAGCAGCGACTGATCATGACAGCGGCCGTGGCCCTCCTTCCGCTCGCGGCGGCCTGCGGCGGCGAGCAGGCGGGCAGCGGCGGACAGGCGGGCAGCGGTGAGGTGAGCGCCGAGCGGCCCGTCACCGACGTCCGCTGGAACATCGACCGCGTCACGGCGGACGGCACGACCCGACGCGCGCAGGGCGAGGCGCACCTCACCTTCGACAAGAAGACCGGCAAGGTCGGCGGTCGGCTCGGCTGCAACCACGTCAACGCCACCGCCACGGTTCGCGACGGACATATCACCCTGGGCCGCCCCTCCACCACCCGAATGATGTGCGACGCCTCACTCATGAAGACCGAAAAGGCACTGCTGGGCCTTTTCAACAGCACCCTCAACTACCGGGTCGATCAAGAAACCCTCACGTTGACCAGCCAAAACGCCACAATCGTCCGCGCTGTCGCGGCGGAGTGA
- a CDS encoding maleylpyruvate isomerase family mycothiol-dependent enzyme, with translation MPPAKKRARTYDPARIRTAVLAQFGHVREAVRTLTPEQSALPTRLGDWTVRELVAHIGMALGAVDRLLDEPEPARQDGVLLGWPAAIGADSAAIAGHARGLAEQNPDLDAHLADVEQRFTARLAAHPDGGRLLATSAGALSLADYLVTRTVELVVHTDDLNAAVPGLDIPHDRQALAAATRLLADTLAAKAPGGSTEVRIPPYAVVQCVEGLRHTRGTPPNVVETDPLTWIRLATGRVSWTDAVEEAKVSASGERADLGALLPLLA, from the coding sequence ATGCCCCCGGCCAAGAAGCGCGCGCGCACCTACGACCCCGCCAGGATCCGCACCGCCGTCCTCGCCCAGTTCGGCCACGTACGCGAGGCGGTCCGCACCCTCACCCCGGAGCAGTCGGCCCTGCCCACCCGGCTCGGGGACTGGACGGTACGGGAGCTGGTCGCGCACATCGGGATGGCCCTGGGCGCGGTCGACCGGCTGCTCGACGAGCCCGAGCCGGCCCGGCAGGACGGTGTGCTGCTCGGCTGGCCCGCCGCCATCGGCGCCGACTCCGCGGCCATCGCCGGCCACGCCCGCGGGCTCGCCGAACAGAACCCGGACCTCGACGCGCACCTCGCCGACGTCGAGCAGCGCTTCACCGCCCGCCTCGCCGCCCACCCCGACGGCGGCAGGCTGCTCGCCACCAGCGCGGGCGCGTTGTCGCTCGCCGACTACCTGGTCACCCGTACCGTCGAACTCGTCGTCCACACCGACGACCTGAACGCCGCGGTGCCCGGTCTCGACATCCCCCACGACCGACAGGCCCTCGCCGCCGCCACCCGGCTCCTCGCCGACACCCTGGCCGCGAAGGCGCCCGGCGGGTCCACCGAGGTGCGGATCCCGCCGTACGCCGTGGTGCAGTGCGTCGAAGGACTCCGGCACACCCGGGGCACCCCGCCCAACGTCGTCGAGACCGACCCGCTGACCTGGATCCGGCTCGCGACCGGGCGGGTGAGCTGGACGGACGCGGTCGAGGAGGCGAAGGTCAGCGCGAGCGGGGAACGGGCGGACCTGGGCGCGCTGCTGCCGCTGCTGGCCTGA